A region from the Acyrthosiphon pisum isolate AL4f chromosome A1, pea_aphid_22Mar2018_4r6ur, whole genome shotgun sequence genome encodes:
- the LOC115033681 gene encoding uncharacterized protein LOC115033681, translating into MRGHPLGIFVLSLAEVKVKVQKLLLNQNTILNKLEKLLTNYRSVDNCLQNITSTQIDEFEIHFNDNFPLKELTQFNHINDILNNKAYYSLMKKKLSMYGGSSINDVTRHILIKLLSNEISRFITLTGHKGKKTCFASTNYFKVLLDVVRVFYESATENHVKPAIQSWFKHAPDRLTTTQYKNNVSPNM; encoded by the exons ATGAGAG GTCACCCTCTGGGTATCTTTGTGTTAAGTTTAGCTGAAGTGAAGGTAAAGGTTCAAAAACTGTTGTTGAATCAAAATACCATTCTAAACAAGTTGGAAAAATTACTAACAAATTATCGTTCAGTTGATAACTGCCTACAGAATATTACATCAACACAAATTGATGAATTTGAAATACACTTCAATGACAATTTTCCTTTAAAAGAATTAAcacaatttaatcatattaatgacattttaaacaataaggCATACTACAGtcttatg aaaaagaaACTATCAATGTATGGTGGATCAAGCATTAATGATGTTACACGTCATATTCTTATAAAACTTTTGAGCAATGAAATATCAAGATTTATTACACTTACTGGTcataaaggaaaaaaaacatgttttgccagtacaaactattttaaagtattaCTAG ATGTTGTCAGAGTCTTTTATGAATCAGCCACTGAGAATCATGTCAAACCTGCGATTCAAAGCTGGTTTAAACATGCACCTGACCGTTTAACTACTACACAGTACAAAAACAATGTATCCCCCAACATGTAG